The following are encoded in a window of Artemia franciscana chromosome 5, ASM3288406v1, whole genome shotgun sequence genomic DNA:
- the LOC136027415 gene encoding 3-oxo-5-alpha-steroid 4-dehydrogenase 1-like isoform X1 — MIINTFFNPDEVIQYFLSPLFLASSLTELIYNMLIFKVIYTIIVFVAMLLMPAPYGRFTSRKYGFMISAKIAWMVQESPGFLVPLWLILFSSAEAWRSSITNKILISYVLVHYFQRSFIYPALIRGGKPTPFVSFLNAVGICGLNGLMQGLYLVNHTIYSSKWLLDPRFLLGSLLFFGGMAINIHSDSILRKLRKPGQSGYKVPYGGAFKFVTAANYFGEALEWNGFAIATWSPTALVFAVFATLFLALRSERYQRFYKEKFEDYPKDRKIFLPFVW; from the exons ATGATCATCAACACGTTTTTCAACCCTGATGAagtaattcaatattttctgaGCCCTCTATTCCTTGCGTCTTCCCTTACGGAGCTCATATACAACATGCTAATATTTAAAGTCATCTACACcattattgtttttgttgccATGCTCCTAATGCCTGCCCCATATGGTCGCTTCACTAGTAGGAAGTATGGTTTCATGATAAGTGCGAAAATTGCATGGATGGTACAAGAATCACCGGGTTTCTTGGTGCCGCTGTGGCTAATATTATTTAGTAGTGCCGAAGCATGGCGCTCTTCAATAACTAATAAGATCCTGATTTCGTATGTCCTGGTGCATTATTTTCAGCG gagcTTTATATACCCTGCTCTTATTCGAGGTGGGAAGCCCACTCCATTTGTATCTTTCTTAAACGCTGTTGGAATATGCGGTCTTAATGGTCTAATGCAGGGCCTTTACCTTGTCAATCATACGATTTACTCTTCAAAATGGTTACTAGACCCCCGATTTCTACTTG gtTCACTTTTATTCTTTGGGGGAATGGCGATCAATATCCACTCGGATAGCATTCTAAGGAAGCTGAGGAAGCCAGGTCAGAGTGGCTATAAAGTGCCCTATGGTGGAGCGTTTAAATTTGTTACAGCCGCTAACTACTTTGGCGAGGCTTTAGAGTGGAACGGATTTGCTATCGCCACATGGAGTCCAACTGCTCTAGTGTTTGCTGTTTTCGCCACTTTGTTCCTAGCTCTGAGATCAGAGAGGTACCAAAG GTTTTACAAGGAGAAATTTGAAGATTATCCAAAAGATCGAAAGATTTTCTTACCTTTTGTTTGGTAA